A genomic segment from Phragmites australis chromosome 6, lpPhrAust1.1, whole genome shotgun sequence encodes:
- the LOC133921425 gene encoding basic helix-loop-helix protein 79-like — MAQCGGGGTLSRRLHQETVESLCQGLLDLDDDKFGAMCSAFGYLQEWPDLSTTCNATNLGAPNPAAKEAGNGNDSSCCGGGGRKRRPGVYFNAKDDGSDMCKRPRGKQQLCDLGQIAGSGKGKQEMPKAGNKKKAEVASSSTAGQKTDYIHVRARRGQATDSHSLAERVRRERISERMRYLQELVPGCSKVTGKAGMLDEIINYVQSLQKQVEFLSMKIAASNPVVSFDIIEDLFGRQLKQACNPAALTAMALPVGQLEPSCLQMSSMQQVHPSAGSPGFGLEMLVNNPYPPAPGRPVPAAAGSPIESCLNVNGSAAAAWDIGSQNLFSGFDGQFQSVESE, encoded by the exons ATGGCGcaatgcggcggcggcggcacgttGTCGCGGAGGTTGCACCAGGAGACCGTCGAGAGCCTCTGCCAGGGGCTGCTCGACCTCGACGACGACAAGTTCGGCGCAATGTGCAGCGCGTTTGGCTACCTCCAGGAGTGGCCGGACCTGAGCACCACGTGCAACGCCACGAATCTCGGCGCGCCCAACCCGGCGGCAAAGGAGGCCGGCAACGGCAACGACTCCTcttgctgcggcggcggcggcaggaagAGAAGACCGGGAGTTTATTTCAACGCAAAG GACGATGGCAGCGACATGTGCAAGAGACCGAGAGGGAAGCAGCAGCTGTGTGATCTCGGTCAGATCGCAGGGTCAGGGAAAGGGAAGCAGGAGATGCCCAAGGCaggcaacaagaagaaggcaGAGGTGGCGTCGTCGTCGACCGCCGGCCAGAAGACGGACTACAtccacgtccgggcccgccgcGGCCAGGCCACGGACAGCCACAGCCTCGCCGAGCGG GTGAGGAGGGAGAGGATCAGCGAGAGGATGAGGTACCTGCAGGAGCTGGTGCCCGGGTGCAGCAAGGTCACCGGCAAGGCCGGCATGCTTGACGAGATCATCAACTACGTGCAGTCCCTGCAGAAGCAAGTCGAG TTCCTGTCCATGAAGATCGCCGCTTCCAACCCGGTGGTGAGCTTCGACATCATCGAGGACCTCTTCGGTAGGCAGCTGAAGCAGGCGTGCAACCCAGCAGCTCTGACTGCGATGGCGCTGCCGGTCGGGCAGCTGGAGCCGTCCTGCCTTCAGATGAGCTCCATGCAGCAGGTGCACCCGTCTGCAGGCTCCCCTGGCTTTGGGCTGGAGATGCTCGTCAACAACCCGTACCCGCCGGCGCCGGGCAGGCCGGTGCCGGCGGCGGCAGGCTCGCCGATCGAGTCTTGCCTCAAC GTGAAtggatctgctgctgctgcctggGACATTGGCTCCCAGAATTTGTTCAGTGGATTTGATGGACAATTTCAGTCAGTAGAAAGTGAGTGA
- the LOC133921426 gene encoding uncharacterized protein LOC133921426 isoform X2, with amino-acid sequence METVEEDIEEYSWREVVLPHLVPVMPDPQPELERETGERRRGRDLLVAVDFGPNSKHAFDWALAHIARIADTVHLVHAVSSVHNELVYEKSRELMEDLAVEAFKTLLVCTKARIVEGDAGKVICRETERLKPAAVILGTRGRSLMQSVLQGSVSEYCFHNCKAAPIIIVPGKEAGEQSVL; translated from the exons ATGGAGACGGTGGAGGAGGACATCGAGGAGTACAGCTGGCGGGAGGTGGTGCTGCCGCACTTGGTCCCCGTGATGCCCGACCCGCAGCCGGAGCTCGAGCGCGAGACGGGGGAGCGACGCCGCGGCAGGGacctcctcgtcgccgtcgaCTTCGGGCCCAACTCCAAGCACGCCTTCGACTGGGCGCTCGCGCACATCGCGCGCATCGCCGACACGGTCCACCTCGTCCACGCCGTATCCA GTGTGCATAACGAGCTGGTGTACGAGAAAAGTCGGGAGCTAATGGAGGATTTAGCCGTCGAGGCATTCAAGACGTTACTG GTCTGTACCAAGGCTCGAATTGTTGAAGGAGATGCTGGAAAGGTTATTTGCCGAGAAACAGAGCGACTGAAGCCAGCTGCTGTTATTCTTGGCACACGTGGTAGAAGCCTTATGCAAAG TGTGTTGCAGGGAAGTGTCAGTGAGTATTGCTTCCACAACTGTAAAGCAGCACCAATTATTATTGTGCCAGGCAAAG AAGCTGGTGAACAGTCTGTGCTTTAA
- the LOC133921426 gene encoding uncharacterized protein LOC133921426 isoform X1, with protein sequence METVEEDIEEYSWREVVLPHLVPVMPDPQPELERETGERRRGRDLLVAVDFGPNSKHAFDWALAHIARIADTVHLVHAVSSVHNELVYEKSRELMEDLAVEAFKTLLVCTKARIVEGDAGKVICRETERLKPAAVILGTRGRSLMQSVLQGSVSEYCFHNCKAAPIIIVPGKEVNMHWDGCGQQ encoded by the exons ATGGAGACGGTGGAGGAGGACATCGAGGAGTACAGCTGGCGGGAGGTGGTGCTGCCGCACTTGGTCCCCGTGATGCCCGACCCGCAGCCGGAGCTCGAGCGCGAGACGGGGGAGCGACGCCGCGGCAGGGacctcctcgtcgccgtcgaCTTCGGGCCCAACTCCAAGCACGCCTTCGACTGGGCGCTCGCGCACATCGCGCGCATCGCCGACACGGTCCACCTCGTCCACGCCGTATCCA GTGTGCATAACGAGCTGGTGTACGAGAAAAGTCGGGAGCTAATGGAGGATTTAGCCGTCGAGGCATTCAAGACGTTACTG GTCTGTACCAAGGCTCGAATTGTTGAAGGAGATGCTGGAAAGGTTATTTGCCGAGAAACAGAGCGACTGAAGCCAGCTGCTGTTATTCTTGGCACACGTGGTAGAAGCCTTATGCAAAG TGTGTTGCAGGGAAGTGTCAGTGAGTATTGCTTCCACAACTGTAAAGCAGCACCAATTATTATTGTGCCAGGCAAAG AAGTTAACATGCACTGGGATGGCTGTGGACAGCAGTAG
- the LOC133921427 gene encoding tubby-like F-box protein 5, whose protein sequence is MSLKSIVRELKEMRDGIGSMSRRGGGSDGRAGHGRAGSRHSWPGLWPEPQRQGQGQRQEGPQQQQGRWANLPPELLLDVIQRVEASEATWPARRQVVACAAVCRSWRDVTKEVVKTLEECGRITFPISLKQPGPRDHPVQCFVRRDRATSTYLLYLGLSPSLHGENDKLLLAARKVRRAARTSFVISLVSDDFTHSSSTYVGKLKPNFLGTKFTIFDSQPPPDAVVLPNNKPSKRKSKQVSPRLPLGNYNVTTVTYELTVLRNRGPRRMQCTMHSIPALCIQEGGKAPTPTGTIHSLDEQLSTLPASKGKEPAIEFSSTSLSADLSGPACTNEAPLVLKNKAPRWHEQLQCWCLNFRGRVTVASVKNFQLVASVDPSLNIPAVEQEKVILQFGKIGKDIFTMDYRYPLSAFQAFAICLTSFDTKPACE, encoded by the exons ATGTCTCTGAAGAGCATCGTGCGGGAGCTGAAGGAGATGAGGGACGGCATCGGGAGCATGTCGAGGCGTGGCGGCGGCTCCGATGGGCGCGCCGGCCACGGCCGCGCGGGGTCGCGGCATTCTTGGCCTGGCCTGTGGCCGGAGCCGCAGCGGCAGGGCCAGGGCCAGAGACAGGAGGGGCCGCAGCAACAGCAGGGGCGGTGGGCGAACCTGCCGCCGGAGCTGCTGCTGGACGTGATACAGAGAGTGGAGGCTAGCGAGGCGACGTGGCCAGCGCGGCGCCAGGTCGTGGCGTGCGCCGCCGTTTGCCGGTCGTGGCGCGACGTCACCAAGGAGGTGGTGAAGACGCTCGAGGAGTGCGGCAGGATCACCTTCCCCATCTCCCTCAAGCAG CCGGGGCCTCGGGATCATCCTGTGCAGTGCTTTGTGAGGAGGGACAGGGCAACATCCACATATCTCCTCTACCTAGGGCTCAGCCCGT CTCTGCATGGGGAAAACGACAAGCTTTTGCTTGCAGCTCGCAAGGTCAGGCGTGCCGCCAGGACTTCTTTTGTGATCTCACTGGTCTCTGACGATTTCACTCATTCTAGTAGCACCTACGTTGGCAAACTGAA ACCAAACTTCCTTGGCACAAAGTTTACTATCTTTGACAGTCAGCCTCCTCCAGATGCTGTGGTGCTGCCGAACAATAAACCGAGCAAAAGAAAGTCTAAACAAGTATCACCAAGACTGCCACTAGGCAATTACAATGTTACTACCGTCACATATGAGCTCACAGTCCTACGCAACCGAGGACCAAGGAGAATGCAATGCACCATGCACTCAATACCAGCTCTTTGTATTCAGGAAGGTGGGAAAGCTCCAACTCCTACTGGCACCATCCACTCGCTTGATGAGCAATTGTCCACCTTACCAGCAAGCAAAGGGAAGGAACCAGCCATAGAATTTTCGTCGACAAGCCTTAGTGCTGATTTGTCTGGACCAGCTTGTACAAACGAAGCCCCTCTAGTTTTGAAGAACAAAGCCCCTCGCTGGCACGAGCAGCTGCAGTGCTGGTGCCTCAACTTCCGAGGGCGTGTCACCGTAGCATCAGTCAAGAACTTCCAGCTTGTTGCTTCCGTTGATCCTTCCCTTAACATCCCCGCTGTGGAGCAGGAGAAAGTGATCCTCCAGTTTGGGAAAATAGGGAAGGATATATTCACAATGGATTACCGGTACCCGCTCTCGGCGTTCCAGGCCTTCGCAATCTGCCTGACTAGCTTTGACACCAAACCGGCATGCGAATAA
- the LOC133921428 gene encoding pheophytinase, chloroplastic-like, whose amino-acid sequence MSVASVAALRTAGSGRRCRAGSPHIGLNGGRFLMMQRRELVTKAGIALSVCCSMPTSSASANGSALGLQVLPFKADGYNFWTWRGRRIHYVEQGAGQPIVLIHGFGASAFHWRYNIPELAKKYKVYAIDLLGFGWSEKALVDYEATIWMEQVSDFLREVVKEPAVLVGNSLGGFTTLFTATEVPELARGVVLLNSAGQFADPNRPAAAPTEEEEESNPVARFIVKPLKEAFQRVVLGFVFWQSKQPARVEKVLKSVYIDSSNVDDYLVGSITAPTADPNSGEVYYRLMSRFMSNQSRYTLDRLLGKLSCPLLLLWGDLDPWVGPAKAARIEEFYADTTVVHLQAGHCPHDEAPEQTNRALLEWLASLDARPRPAEPSLQAL is encoded by the exons ATGTCTGTCGCGTCCGTGGCCGCCCTACGGACCGCCGGTtccggccgccgctgccgtgcgGGTTCCCCGCATATCGGCCTCAACG GGGGCAGGTTCTTGATGATGCAGAGGAGGGAGCTGGTGACCAAGGCCGGGATCGCGCTCTCCGTCTGCTGCTCGATGCCAACCTCCTCCGCCTCGGCCAACGGCTCCGCTCTAG GGCTGCAGGTGCTGCCGTTCAAAGCGGATGGGTACAACTTCTGGACGTGGAGAGGTCGCCGGATACACTACGTCGAGCAAGGGGCCGGGCAGCCCATCGTGCTCATCCACGGGTTCGGCGCTTCCGCCTTCCACTGGAG GTACAACATACCGGAGCTGGCGAAGAAGTACAAGGTGTACGCCATAGACCTGCTGGGGTTCGGCTGGAGCGAGAAGGCGCTGGTGGATTACGAGGCCACCATCTGGATGGAGCAGGTCTCCGACTTCCTCAGGGAGGTTGTCAAGGAGCCTGCCGTCCTTGTAGGCAACAG CTTAGGGGGCTTCACGACGCTGTTCACGGCGACCGAGGTGCCGGAGCTGGCGCGCGGCGTCGTGCTGCTCAACTCCGCCGGCCAGTTTGCCGACCCCAACAGGCCGGCGGCTGCGCcgaccgaggaggaggaggagagcaacCCCGTGGCCAGGTTCATCGTGAAGCCGCTCAAGGAGGCCTTCCAACGGGTGGTGCTGGGGTTCGTATTCTGGCAGTCCAAGCAGCCGGCCCGGGTCGAGAAAGTCTTGAAAAGC GTGTACATAGACTCTAGCAACGTCGACGACTACCTCGTCGGCTCGATCACGGCGCCGACGGCCGACCCCAACTCCGGCGAGGTGTACTACAG GCTGATGTCGCGGTTCATGTCGAACCAGAGCCGGTACACGCTGGACCGGCTGCTGGGGAAGCTGTCGTgcccgctgctgctgctgtggggGGACCTGGACCCGTGGGTCGGCCCGGCCAAGGCCGCGCGGATCGAGGAGTTCTACGCCGACACCACCGTCGTGCACCTGCAGGCCGGGCACTGCCCGCACGACGAGGCGCCGGAGCAGACCAACAGGGCGCTGCTCGAGTGGCTCGCGTCCCTCGACGCCCGCCCCAGGCCGGCGGAGCCCAGCCTCCAGGCTCTCTGA
- the LOC133920744 gene encoding uncharacterized protein LOC133920744, with translation MGIDKFCSVSFVSIQTLNCPIQLGIAPLIAVTYSASRLLHLHLRHRGLAWHNAPPLPRTYSASTTSTSGVAVRLGTARRWSHEALASTLLFYYAHGVVHAPNPKDLLLAIPKLEATVWRWSHVRCLSSTSSSEHNDHFVCISNPVYERRGQMPTTTSGDTQSFEMPSKSLSPFGITEEDEEEEFSPPLSAMRKLPPLGVVACPPPALSFVDDRSSLKVTDTNQASSSSSNLTVHFFSSCSSK, from the coding sequence ATGGGCATCGATAAATTTTGTTCTGTGTCTTTTGTGTCGATTCAGACACTAAATTGCCCGATCCAGCTCGGCATCGCGCCGCTGATCGCTGTCACGTACTCCGCCTCCCGCCTCCTCCACCTGCACCTCCGGCACCGCGGTCTAGCTTGGCACAACGCACCGCCGCTACCGCGTACGTactccgcctccaccacctccacctccggcGTCGCAGTCCGCCTCGGCACGGCGCGCCGGTGGTCGCACGAGGCGCTCGCCAGCACGCTGCTGTTCTACTATGCGCACGGCGTCGTGCACGCACCCAACCCCAAGGACCTCCTCCTTGCCATCCCCAAGCTGGAGGCCACCGTGTGGAGATGGTCACATGTGCGGTGCTTGTCGTCCACAAGCTCCTCGGAACACAATGACCACTTCGTGTGCATTTCCAACCCGGTGTACGAGCGACGCGGCCAGATGCCCACGACCACCAGTGGGGACACCCAGTCGTTCGAGATGCCGAGCAAGTCGCTGTCACCATTTGGGATTACGGAGGAAGACGAAGAGGAGGAGTTCTCGCCGCCGTTGTCAGCGATGAGGAAGCTCCCGCCATTAGGCGTCGTGGCATGTCCCCCACCGGCGCTGAGCTTCGTTGATGACAGGTCGTCGCTGAAGGTGACCGACACGAAtcaggcctcctcctcctcgtccaaTCTCACAGTTCACTTCTTCTCTTCGTGTTCATCGAAGTAA
- the LOC133920408 gene encoding uncharacterized protein LOC133920408 produces the protein MLAAESNLGHNRHSRNGSSTRHKSGYEPSDTETEWHESPWNDGVLASERTRLPKDPGRNAQVGSRLPNRTRECHDEKTSNLRNNRTVTEQRRQTSPYAGGKNESRKKSSRTPPRFRSTMENFSRSSIKERFSHNRSISTPKLRPQEKEHPARAPAFPGTNPVSVQAGRKAVDNIEEDSHAENCSREINELIANGKWPNSRYNEYAFTSTESIPTGDIFFSRDCRAPLEKTSTKHNNFDKSFTSNSNGHAENDGAVTQENSSNLGQTSQFVSARTDLSRTATKSSYATSRHSQISTTTSLSSPFSNGKLSGESGKFSDFTGKLVGGVMKFTSNRNKLQNDAWLPCVTGKSCRKSRSASNKTNDESESSFIQNALVVEKIRLLWADKYRPRNLSGFTCHREQVQQLKQLVSAEYCPHTIIKGPPGSGKRSLCRAVLTEIFGDSSLNVSHYLKICNGQGSASVPILVALSSSDHHVELNMRSQSKNARYALMTLANEVVHQRKITEPVARKNFKVIVLYEVDKVSENNQSLIKWIIDSSSDACKIIMTCQDESNLLDSIKSRCKLITIGVPNTREIVDILTYISKKESFDLPASFATTIASQSRQNMREAILALEACKANNYPFIDGQAIPLGWEDVLEELAEEILDDPSPKRLFLVRGKLQKLLVEFVPPKLILQKLVELFLKGTQISIKREVYYWHAYYEKRLPVGASALLKLEEFVAKFMSIHRKSLSVGS, from the exons ATGCTAGCTGCAGAGAGCAACTTAGGGCACAATAGGCATTCTCGCAATGGTTCTTCCACAAGGCACAAAAGTGGCTATGAACCTTCAGACACAGAAACTGAGTGGCATGAAAGCCCTTGGAATGATGGAGTATTGGCATCAGAGAGGACGCGTCTGCCTAAAGATCCTGGTAGGAATGCCCAAGTTGGGAGTCGTCTTCCTAACCGCACTAGAGAATGTCATGATGAGAAAACTTCAAACTTGAGAAACAATCGTACAGTCACAGAACAAAGGCGACAAACTTCTCCATATGCCGGTGGAAAGAATGAATCACGCAAGAAGAGTAGCCGGACGCCTCCCAGATTTCGTTCCACTATGGAAAACTTTAGTAGATCATCTATCAAGGAGAGGTTTTCTCATAACCGGTCAATTTCGACACCGAAACTACGGCCACAAGAGAAGGAACATCCTGCTAGAGCTCCTGCATTCCCTGGCACTAATCCTGTTTCAGTACAGGCAGGAAGAAAAGCTGTTGATAATATAGAAGAAGATTCACATGCAGAAAATTGTTCCCGGGAGATCAATGAGTTGATTGCAAATGGAAAGTGGCCTAATTCCAGATATAATGAGTATGCATTTACAAGCACAGAGTCGATACCTACAGGTGACATCTTCTTCTCCCGGGATTGCAGGGCTCCACTAGAGAAAACATCAACAAAGCATAACAATTTTGACAAATCATTTACCtcaaactcaaatggccatgCTGAGAATGATGGCGCTGTTACTCAAGAAAATAGCAGTAATTTGGGACAGACATCACAGTTTGTTTCAGCCCGGACAGATCTTTCGCGCACAGCTACAAAGTCCAGTTATGCTACTAGTCGCCACTCCCAAATAAGCACCACCACCAGTTTGAGTAGCCCGTTTAGCAATGGCAAATTAAGTGGGGAGAGTGGAAAATTCAGTGATTTCACTGGGAAACTAGTTGGAGGCGTCATGAAATTCACATCCAACAGGAATAAGTTGCAAAATGATGCTTGGCTTCCATGTGTGACTGGCAAGTCATGCCGGAAATCACGATCGGCGTCCAACAAAACAAATGACGAATCTGAATCAAGTTTCATTCAGAACGCACTCGTTGTTGAGAAGATTAGACTCTTGTGGGCTGATAAATATCGTCCTCGAAATTTGAGTGGATTTACTTGCCACAGGGAGCAAGTTCAGCAGCTTAAACAATTG GTCTCTGCAGAGTATTGCCCGCATACCATTATCAAAGGGCCTCCAGGGTCAGGAAAAAGGTCTTTATGCAGAGCTGTCCTCACCGAGATCTTTGGTGATTCATCTCTGAAT GTATCTCACTATTTGAAGATCTGCAATGGCCAG GGATCTGCATCTGTGCCCATTCTTGTCGCATTGTCATCAAGTGATCATCATGTTGAACTTAACATGAGGTCTCAATCCAAGAATGCTAGATATGCTTTGATGACTCTAGCGAATGAAGTGGTGCATCAGCGTAAAATCACTGAGCCAGTTGCGAGGAAAAACTTTAAAG TAATTGTTCTCTACGAAGTTGACAAAGTCAGCGAGAATAATCAATCTTTGATCAAATGGATAATTGATTCCTCCTCTGATGCATGCAAGATAATAATGACTTGCCAGGACGAATCTAATCTTCTTGATTCTATAAAGAGTCGTTGCAAGCTTATTACCATTGGTGTGCCCAATACACGTGAG ATTGTGGACATTCTTACGTACATATCTAAAAAGGAGAGTTTCGATCTTCCTGCAAGTTTTGCCACTACCATTGCAAGTCAATCTAGGCAGAACATGAGGGAGGCGATATTGGCTTTGGAGGCATGCAAAGCCAACAA TTACCCCTTCATTGATGGGCAAGCTATACCACTTGGATGGGAGGATGTTCTGGAGGAACTTGCGGAAGAAATTTTAGATGACCCCTCTCCTAAAAG GTTATTTTTGGTACGAGGCaagctccaaaaactcttggTGGAATTTGTACCTCCGAAACTGATACTCCAG AAGCTTGTCGAGCTCTTTTTGAAGGGAACTCAGATTAGTATAAAGAGGGAAGTTTACTATTGGCATGCCTACTAT GAAAAGAGGTTGCCAGTTGGTGCAAGTGCCCTGCTGAAACTGGAAG